Proteins found in one Amycolatopsis aidingensis genomic segment:
- a CDS encoding lysophospholipid acyltransferase family protein — protein sequence MPVSPCGPGCLTSGAPVVAFPRRVLRLLAATGVVLGALPVAPALFLLGPSARQRLVRAIFRGVLRAFGVRLVVHGGASLRDLPDGRGALVVNNHISWLDIIAINAVRPMRALAKREIASWPVLGRLVSRAGSIFLDRERLRTLPGTMTELARALRSGSLVSVTPEGTTWCGRGSGRFTTATFQAAIDGGVPVRPLALRYRLADGRETTQPSFIGPESLIASLRRVARLRGLVLEMFVCPEIAPGRAADRAELAELAESAVHAALGTARIPTQHRRRSTAVKKVAA from the coding sequence ATGCCGGTCTCCCCGTGCGGCCCCGGCTGTCTCACCTCGGGTGCCCCGGTGGTCGCCTTTCCGCGCCGGGTGTTGCGGTTGCTGGCCGCGACCGGGGTGGTGCTGGGGGCGCTACCGGTGGCGCCCGCACTGTTCCTGCTCGGTCCCTCGGCCCGGCAACGGCTGGTGCGCGCGATTTTCCGCGGGGTACTGCGCGCCTTCGGGGTCCGGCTGGTGGTGCACGGCGGCGCGAGCCTGCGGGATCTGCCGGACGGCCGTGGCGCGCTGGTGGTCAACAACCACATCTCCTGGCTGGACATCATCGCGATCAACGCGGTGCGCCCGATGCGCGCGCTGGCGAAGCGGGAGATCGCGAGCTGGCCGGTGCTCGGCCGGCTGGTTTCCCGCGCGGGCAGCATCTTCCTGGACCGGGAACGGTTGCGCACCCTGCCGGGCACGATGACCGAGCTGGCGCGGGCGCTGCGATCGGGGTCGCTGGTGAGCGTGACCCCGGAGGGCACCACCTGGTGCGGGCGTGGCTCCGGCCGGTTCACCACCGCCACCTTCCAGGCCGCCATCGACGGTGGGGTGCCGGTGCGCCCGCTGGCGCTGCGTTACCGGCTCGCCGACGGCAGGGAAACCACGCAGCCGTCCTTCATCGGGCCGGAGTCCCTGATCGCCTCGCTGCGCCGGGTGGCCCGGCTGCGCGGGCTGGTGCTGGAGATGTTCGTCTGCCCGGAGATCGCGCCGGGCCGGGCGGCCGACCGTGCGGAACTGGCCGAGCTGGCCGAATCCGCGGTGCACGCCGCCCTCGGCACCGCCCGCATCCCCACCCAGCACCGCCGCCGCTCGACTGCTGTCAAGAAGGTGGCTGCCTGA
- a CDS encoding GNAT family N-acetyltransferase: MTRSEVLVSTDQTGMQPAAGAPRYSLLVAHDNAEVIAAQRLRYQVFAEEMGASLHSPEPGLDVDEFDEFCDHLVVRDDDSGEIVGTYRMLPPDRAAKAGRLYADTEFDLTALARLRGSLVETGRSCVHAAHRSGAAVSLVWAGIARYMLLSGHRYLAGCASVPLADGGGLAAGVWDTVLRRHYGAEEERVTPLNLWSADGIERPRRTVLPPLLKGYLRLGAVVCGPPAHDPDFRVADFFLLLDLHRVDSRYLKYFLGAQV, from the coding sequence ATGACGCGGTCCGAGGTGCTCGTCAGCACTGATCAGACGGGTATGCAACCAGCGGCGGGCGCGCCCCGGTACTCCCTGCTCGTCGCACATGACAACGCCGAGGTCATCGCCGCACAGCGGCTGCGCTACCAGGTTTTCGCCGAGGAGATGGGGGCGAGCCTGCACTCGCCGGAGCCCGGCCTTGACGTGGACGAGTTCGACGAGTTCTGCGACCACCTGGTCGTGCGGGACGACGACAGCGGCGAGATCGTCGGAACCTACCGGATGTTGCCGCCGGACCGGGCTGCCAAGGCGGGGCGGCTCTACGCCGATACCGAGTTCGACCTGACCGCGCTGGCCCGGCTGCGCGGCTCCCTGGTGGAGACCGGCCGGTCCTGCGTACATGCCGCGCACCGCAGCGGCGCGGCGGTGAGCCTGGTGTGGGCGGGTATCGCCCGGTACATGCTGCTGTCCGGGCACCGGTATCTCGCAGGCTGCGCCTCGGTGCCGCTCGCCGACGGCGGTGGGCTCGCGGCCGGGGTCTGGGACACCGTGCTGCGCAGGCACTACGGCGCGGAGGAGGAGCGGGTCACCCCGCTCAACCTCTGGTCGGCCGATGGCATCGAGCGCCCGCGGCGGACCGTGCTGCCGCCGCTGCTCAAGGGCTACCTGCGGCTGGGCGCCGTGGTCTGCGGCCCGCCCGCGCACGACCCGGACTTCCGCGTGGCCGACTTCTTCCTGCTGCTCGACCTGCACCGGGTCGACTCCCGCTACCTCAAGTACTTTCTCGGGGCGCAGGTGTGA
- a CDS encoding 1,4-alpha-glucan branching protein domain-containing protein: MSDSEGTFCLVLHSHLPWLAHHGSWPVGEEWLYQAWAHSYLPVVDLLRRFAEEGKRDVLTLGVTPVLAAQLDDPYCLRAFHEWLGTWQLRAEHAATLWQGNGPLSALAAGEYRAASGALDDFETHWRHGFSPILRSLVDSEVAELLGGPLAHPFQPLLDERLRSFALRGGLADTGLRVGHRPQGIWAPECGYAPGMEDGYAAAGVGHFLVDGPSLRGDTSAARTVGSSEVVCFGRDLEVTYRVWSPKAGYPGHSSYRDFHTWAHEVGLKPSRVTGKQVPPEQKAPYEPALAADTLRLHVKDFVDTVVTRLRELRARHGRQALVVAAYDTELFGHWWHEGPAWLEAVLRALPEAGVRVTTLRGALAAGHLGGPVDLPASSWGSGKDWRVWDGEQVADMVRANAGLQERLFPALEGMHRAARDPARDQLVTEALLALSSDWAFMVTKDSAADYARRRARVHTERFDELAGLLRAGQADQAVRRAAALRTEDGPFGRLDARDLG, encoded by the coding sequence GTGAGCGACTCCGAGGGAACCTTCTGCCTGGTGCTGCACAGCCACCTGCCGTGGCTGGCGCACCATGGATCCTGGCCGGTCGGCGAGGAATGGCTCTACCAGGCATGGGCGCACTCCTACCTGCCGGTGGTGGACCTGCTGCGCCGCTTCGCCGAGGAGGGCAAGCGGGATGTGCTCACCCTCGGGGTCACCCCGGTGCTGGCCGCACAGCTGGACGACCCGTACTGCCTGCGCGCCTTCCACGAGTGGCTGGGCACCTGGCAGCTGCGCGCCGAGCATGCCGCCACCCTCTGGCAGGGCAACGGGCCGCTCAGCGCGCTGGCGGCCGGGGAGTATCGCGCCGCCTCCGGCGCACTGGACGACTTCGAAACGCACTGGCGACACGGCTTCTCCCCGATCCTTCGATCCCTTGTGGACTCCGAGGTGGCCGAGCTGCTCGGCGGGCCGCTCGCCCACCCCTTCCAGCCGTTGCTGGACGAGCGCCTGCGTTCCTTCGCCCTGCGCGGCGGGCTGGCCGACACCGGGCTGCGTGTCGGCCACCGTCCACAAGGGATCTGGGCGCCGGAGTGCGGGTACGCCCCCGGCATGGAGGACGGCTACGCCGCGGCTGGGGTGGGACACTTCCTTGTGGACGGACCCTCGCTGCGCGGGGACACCTCGGCCGCGCGCACCGTCGGCTCCTCGGAGGTGGTGTGCTTCGGGCGGGACCTGGAGGTCACCTACCGGGTCTGGTCACCGAAGGCCGGCTACCCAGGGCATTCCTCCTACCGGGACTTCCACACCTGGGCGCACGAGGTCGGGCTGAAGCCGTCCAGGGTCACCGGCAAGCAGGTGCCGCCCGAGCAGAAGGCACCCTACGAACCGGCGCTGGCCGCGGACACCCTGCGCCTGCACGTCAAGGACTTCGTGGACACCGTGGTGACCCGGCTGCGCGAGCTGCGTGCGCGGCACGGCAGGCAGGCACTGGTCGTGGCAGCTTACGACACCGAGCTGTTCGGGCACTGGTGGCACGAGGGCCCCGCCTGGCTGGAGGCCGTGCTGCGCGCGCTGCCGGAGGCCGGGGTCCGGGTGACCACCCTGCGCGGCGCGCTGGCGGCCGGTCACCTCGGCGGCCCGGTGGACTTGCCCGCCTCGTCCTGGGGATCAGGCAAGGACTGGCGGGTCTGGGACGGCGAGCAGGTCGCCGATATGGTCCGGGCCAACGCCGGGCTGCAGGAACGCCTGTTCCCCGCGCTGGAAGGGATGCACCGCGCCGCCCGGGACCCCGCACGCGACCAGCTGGTCACCGAGGCCCTGCTGGCCCTTTCCAGCGACTGGGCGTTCATGGTCACCAAGGACTCCGCCGCCGACTACGCCCGCAGGCGGGCCAGGGTGCACACCGAACGCTTCGACGAACTGGCCGGACTGCTGCGCGCAGGCCAGGCGGACCAGGCGGTGCGCAGGGCGGCGGCCCTGCGCACCGAGGACGGCCCGTTCGGCCGCCTGGACGCCCGCGACCTGGGTTGA
- a CDS encoding DegV family protein: MPNVPVAVITDSTACIPEQLAAQWGVTVVQVQIRVGDRIDDENRFDRAELIESLRAGEPVSTAPPDQGAFFWTYQQAASQGADAIVSVHISGRMSQTVEAARAAAQQVQIPVHVVDSATTGMSLGFAVLSAARAAAAGAHTRRVIEVTEWRCAASTELIYVDTLEYLRRGGRIGAASALLGTALSLKPLLTVHRGEVAPVTRVPGAKRALAKLTEIAVERAGPRPVDMAIACAAPSAREMTVVRQLREQVRDLREITLVQASTVIGAHVGPGALGITVAPVL; the protein is encoded by the coding sequence CTGCCGAACGTGCCCGTAGCAGTGATCACCGATTCGACCGCCTGCATCCCCGAGCAGCTCGCTGCCCAGTGGGGGGTCACGGTCGTGCAGGTCCAGATCCGCGTGGGTGACCGCATCGACGACGAGAACCGGTTCGATCGCGCCGAACTGATCGAGTCGTTGCGTGCGGGCGAGCCGGTTTCCACGGCACCACCCGATCAGGGTGCGTTCTTCTGGACCTACCAGCAAGCAGCCAGCCAGGGTGCGGACGCCATCGTCAGTGTGCACATCTCCGGCCGGATGTCCCAGACGGTGGAGGCCGCGCGAGCCGCGGCCCAGCAGGTCCAGATACCCGTGCACGTGGTGGACAGCGCCACCACCGGGATGAGCCTCGGGTTCGCGGTGCTCTCCGCGGCGCGCGCGGCTGCGGCCGGGGCGCACACCCGCCGGGTCATCGAGGTGACCGAGTGGCGCTGCGCGGCCAGCACCGAACTGATCTACGTGGACACCCTGGAGTACCTGCGCAGGGGCGGGCGGATCGGCGCGGCCTCCGCGCTGCTGGGCACCGCGCTCTCGCTGAAGCCGCTGCTCACCGTGCACCGGGGCGAGGTGGCACCGGTGACAAGGGTGCCAGGGGCGAAGCGGGCGCTCGCCAAGCTGACCGAGATCGCGGTGGAACGGGCCGGGCCTCGTCCGGTGGACATGGCGATCGCCTGCGCCGCACCCTCGGCCAGGGAGATGACCGTGGTGCGGCAACTCCGCGAGCAGGTCCGGGACCTGCGGGAGATCACCCTGGTCCAGGCCAGCACGGTGATCGGGGCGCATGTCGGCCCGGGGGCGCTGGGCATCACCGTGGCTCCCGTGCTGTAA
- a CDS encoding class I SAM-dependent methyltransferase: MSTPSTEAAARAATLHLTGERTVPGVPEENYWYRRHEAAYHALLPYCVNATVLEAGCGEGYGAGLISREAAGVLAVDYDEQAMAHVAEHYPRVSPVRANLAFLPVGTGSMDVVANFQVIEHLWDQEGFLAECLRVLRPGGRLLVTTPNRLTFTPDSDTPLNPYHTRELSPSELDSLLRTSGFDVELLHGLHHGPALRELDRRYDGIIDAQLRVVMGSLPGQAEWPAGLLADVSAIGAADFAIHGEDLDASLDLVAVAVAR; encoded by the coding sequence GTGAGCACCCCATCCACCGAGGCGGCGGCGCGGGCCGCGACCCTGCACCTGACCGGTGAGCGGACCGTCCCCGGCGTACCCGAGGAAAATTACTGGTACCGCCGCCACGAAGCGGCCTACCACGCCCTGCTGCCGTACTGCGTGAACGCCACCGTGCTGGAGGCGGGCTGCGGCGAGGGCTACGGCGCGGGGCTGATCTCGCGGGAGGCTGCCGGGGTGCTCGCCGTGGACTACGACGAGCAGGCGATGGCGCATGTGGCCGAGCACTACCCGCGGGTGTCTCCGGTGCGGGCCAACCTGGCGTTCCTTCCGGTCGGCACCGGCAGCATGGACGTGGTGGCCAACTTCCAGGTGATCGAGCACCTGTGGGACCAGGAAGGGTTCCTCGCCGAATGCCTGCGGGTGCTCCGGCCGGGCGGGCGGCTGCTGGTCACCACGCCGAACCGGCTGACCTTCACCCCGGACTCGGACACCCCGCTCAATCCCTACCACACCAGGGAGCTCTCACCGTCCGAACTGGATAGTCTACTGAGGACTTCCGGATTCGACGTCGAGCTGCTGCACGGGCTGCACCATGGCCCGGCGCTGCGCGAGCTGGACCGGCGGTACGACGGCATCATCGACGCGCAGTTGCGGGTGGTGATGGGTTCCCTCCCCGGCCAGGCCGAATGGCCCGCGGGCCTGCTGGCGGACGTCAGCGCGATCGGTGCCGCGGACTTCGCGATCCACGGCGAGGACCTGGACGCCAGCCTGGACCTGGTCGCGGTGGCGGTGGCCCGGTGA
- a CDS encoding RNA polymerase sigma factor — MTRASEEQDVARIGRDPAAFEAFYREHVDLIQRFIARRVGDPMRAADLAADVFLAAIESAHTYRAARGGPTGWLFGVARNVLAAERRRHARGLRAESRVAGRALVDRDDIALIEERIDAESQSRRLYQAMDELAEGERAVLELVALDGLAVTDAAKALGIRPTAARVRLHRARRQLQHHLRPDATDGVAAPVEVLP, encoded by the coding sequence ATGACCCGAGCATCGGAGGAACAGGATGTAGCGAGGATCGGGCGCGACCCGGCGGCGTTCGAAGCCTTCTACCGCGAGCACGTGGACCTGATCCAGCGGTTCATCGCACGCCGGGTCGGTGACCCGATGCGCGCCGCCGACCTGGCCGCGGACGTGTTCCTCGCGGCCATCGAATCGGCACACACCTACCGCGCCGCCCGTGGCGGGCCGACGGGCTGGCTGTTCGGCGTGGCGCGCAACGTGCTCGCGGCCGAGCGGCGGCGGCATGCCCGCGGGCTACGGGCCGAGAGCAGGGTCGCCGGGCGAGCGCTCGTCGACCGCGACGACATCGCCCTGATCGAGGAACGGATCGACGCCGAAAGCCAGTCCCGGCGGCTGTACCAGGCCATGGACGAGCTGGCCGAGGGCGAGCGCGCCGTGCTCGAACTGGTTGCCCTGGACGGACTCGCCGTCACCGACGCCGCGAAGGCGCTGGGAATCCGGCCGACCGCGGCCAGGGTGCGGCTGCACCGGGCGCGCAGACAACTCCAGCACCACCTCAGGCCAGACGCGACCGATGGGGTCGCCGCACCCGTGGAGGTATTGCCATGA
- a CDS encoding electron transfer flavoprotein subunit alpha/FixB family protein, with protein sequence MAEVLVLVDHVDGEVKKVTYELLTAARALGEPAAVVVGAPGTAGKVKESLGSYGAAKVYVAESEDATGYLVTPKVDALAAAAAKGSPAAVLVPASAEGKEVSARLAARLEAGLLVDVVGVNADGTVDQSIFGGAYSVKSRSAKGAPVISVRPGSVDAEQADGAAAEEPLELPAVDPAKSAKITGVEPVVGGDRPELTEATIVVSGGRGVGSAEQFDVVEKLADSLGAAVGASRAAVDSGYYPAQFQVGQTGKTVSPQLYVALGISGAIQHRAGMQTSKTIVAVNKDPEAPIFEVADFGVVGDLFKVAPQLTEEVTKRKG encoded by the coding sequence ATGGCTGAGGTACTGGTCCTCGTCGACCATGTCGACGGTGAGGTCAAGAAGGTCACCTACGAACTGCTGACCGCGGCGCGCGCGCTCGGCGAGCCCGCCGCCGTCGTGGTGGGCGCCCCCGGCACGGCCGGCAAGGTCAAGGAGTCCCTGGGCTCCTACGGGGCCGCCAAGGTTTACGTGGCCGAGTCCGAGGACGCCACGGGCTACCTGGTCACCCCGAAGGTGGACGCGCTGGCCGCCGCGGCGGCCAAGGGGTCCCCGGCCGCCGTGCTGGTGCCCGCCAGCGCGGAGGGCAAGGAGGTCTCCGCGCGGCTGGCCGCCCGGCTCGAGGCGGGGCTGCTGGTGGACGTGGTCGGCGTGAACGCCGACGGCACCGTCGACCAGTCCATCTTCGGCGGCGCGTACTCGGTGAAGTCCAGGTCCGCCAAGGGCGCGCCGGTGATCTCGGTGCGCCCCGGTAGCGTGGACGCCGAGCAGGCCGATGGCGCGGCCGCCGAGGAGCCGCTGGAGCTGCCCGCGGTGGACCCGGCCAAGTCTGCCAAGATCACCGGGGTGGAGCCGGTGGTCGGCGGGGACCGGCCGGAGCTGACCGAGGCGACGATCGTCGTCTCCGGCGGCCGTGGCGTCGGTTCGGCCGAGCAGTTCGACGTGGTGGAGAAGCTGGCCGACTCGCTCGGCGCGGCCGTCGGCGCCTCCCGCGCTGCGGTGGACTCCGGGTACTACCCCGCGCAGTTCCAGGTGGGGCAGACGGGTAAGACGGTCTCCCCGCAGCTCTACGTGGCGCTCGGGATCTCCGGTGCCATCCAGCACCGCGCCGGGATGCAGACCTCGAAGACGATCGTCGCGGTGAACAAGGACCCGGAGGCGCCGATCTTCGAGGTCGCCGACTTCGGCGTGGTCGGCGACCTGTTCAAGGTGGCTCCCCAGCTCACCGAGGAAGTCACCAAGCGTAAGGGCTGA
- a CDS encoding glycoside hydrolase family 2 protein, whose protein sequence is MTSSVSDPGWQPPRPPLDTPWTGQVGPDNALPEYPRPRLVRRRWLNLNGVWEYTTPGRYGERILVPYPPESALSGIGRHDDRMWYRRTFELPDGWEGDRVLLHFGAVDQVARVWVNNQLVATHEGGYTAFTADISGALRTEGEQELVVRAEDTGDRGTFPVGKQANDPGGILYTQASGIWQTVWLEPVGPAYVERLDVAGERTGFAVTPRVSGAQGHRAEVVVTEPGGAEVARATGPAGDRLWLPVPEPRSWSPADPYLYDLTVRLLAADGRAADEASSYAGLRTIELVPDGQGRPRIALNGRITFLHGPLDQGYWPDGIYTAPTDEALRFDLEQTRQAGFNCVRKHVKVEPERWYYWADRLGLLVWQDMPNLPVLLDNPPGPQAPPVRQARLRFEAELAALIGQLRGVTSIIGWVPFNEGWGEYDTARIAAEVKAADPDRLVVADSGVNCCHSHPDSGAGDVYDDHTYVGPGRPEIRDRRALAAGEYGGLGLVLDGHSWPGQPQAYEMATDAERLTGRYAEMSRDLAAVVRDNGLSLAIYTQTTDVENEVNGLLSYDRRVVKPDLTVVAEHNRAVIDIGSD, encoded by the coding sequence GTGACGTCCTCCGTGAGCGATCCGGGATGGCAGCCTCCGCGGCCCCCGCTCGACACCCCGTGGACCGGCCAGGTCGGCCCGGACAACGCCCTGCCGGAGTATCCCCGGCCGCGGCTGGTCCGGCGGCGCTGGCTGAACCTCAACGGCGTCTGGGAGTACACCACCCCCGGCCGGTACGGCGAGCGGATCCTGGTGCCATACCCGCCGGAGTCTGCGCTGTCCGGGATCGGGCGGCACGACGACCGGATGTGGTACCGGCGCACCTTCGAGCTGCCCGATGGCTGGGAAGGCGACCGGGTGCTGCTGCACTTCGGCGCGGTCGACCAGGTGGCGAGGGTCTGGGTGAACAACCAGCTCGTCGCCACCCACGAGGGCGGGTACACCGCGTTCACCGCGGACATCAGCGGCGCGCTGCGAACCGAGGGGGAGCAGGAGCTGGTGGTACGCGCCGAGGACACCGGCGACCGCGGCACCTTCCCGGTCGGCAAGCAGGCGAACGACCCCGGCGGAATCCTGTACACCCAGGCCTCCGGCATCTGGCAGACGGTCTGGCTGGAGCCGGTGGGGCCCGCGTACGTCGAGCGGCTGGACGTCGCCGGTGAGCGCACCGGGTTCGCGGTCACCCCGCGGGTCAGTGGTGCGCAGGGGCACCGGGCCGAGGTGGTGGTGACCGAGCCGGGCGGGGCGGAGGTCGCCCGTGCCACCGGGCCCGCCGGGGACCGGCTGTGGCTGCCGGTGCCCGAGCCCCGGTCGTGGAGCCCGGCGGACCCGTACCTGTACGACCTGACCGTGCGCCTGCTGGCCGCCGACGGCCGGGCGGCGGACGAGGCGTCGAGCTACGCCGGCCTGCGCACCATCGAGTTGGTCCCGGACGGGCAGGGCAGGCCGCGGATCGCGCTGAACGGCCGGATCACCTTCCTGCACGGCCCGCTGGACCAGGGCTACTGGCCGGACGGGATCTACACCGCGCCCACCGACGAGGCGTTGCGCTTCGACCTGGAGCAGACCAGGCAGGCAGGCTTCAACTGTGTGCGCAAGCACGTCAAGGTCGAGCCCGAGCGCTGGTACTACTGGGCCGACCGGCTCGGCCTGCTGGTCTGGCAGGACATGCCCAACCTGCCGGTACTGCTGGACAACCCACCCGGACCGCAGGCCCCGCCGGTCCGGCAGGCGCGGCTGCGGTTCGAGGCAGAGCTGGCCGCGCTGATCGGGCAGCTGCGCGGGGTGACCTCGATCATCGGCTGGGTTCCGTTCAACGAGGGCTGGGGCGAGTACGACACCGCGCGGATCGCCGCCGAGGTCAAGGCCGCCGATCCGGACCGGCTGGTGGTCGCCGACAGCGGGGTCAACTGCTGCCACTCGCATCCGGACAGCGGCGCGGGCGACGTCTACGACGACCACACCTACGTCGGCCCGGGGCGGCCGGAGATCCGGGACCGGCGTGCCCTGGCCGCGGGGGAGTACGGCGGCCTGGGACTGGTGCTCGATGGGCACTCGTGGCCGGGGCAGCCGCAGGCATACGAGATGGCCACCGATGCCGAGCGGCTCACCGGGCGCTATGCCGAGATGAGCCGGGACCTGGCCGCGGTGGTCCGGGACAACGGGCTGTCGTTGGCGATCTACACCCAGACCACGGATGTGGAGAACGAGGTCAACGGCCTGCTCAGCTACGACCGGCGCGTGGTCAAGCCGGATCTCACCGTGGTCGCCGAGCACAACCGGGCCGTGATCGACATCGGCTCGGACTGA
- a CDS encoding electron transfer flavoprotein subunit beta/FixA family protein, translating into MTNIVVLVKQVPDTYSERKLTAGDHTLDRESADAVLDEINEKAVEEALKIKEAGEGEVTVVSVGPDRATDAIRKALSMGADKAIHVSDESLHGSDVLATAKVIAAAIGRVEGYDLIIAGNEASDGRGGAVPAVLAELLGIPQLTHVRTLNVEGSTVKADRETEEGITHLEAALPALVSVGEKINEPRYPSFKGIMAAKKKPVETLTVADLGVDAGAVGLGNAWSAVVESAPKPPRQAGQRVDDEGDGGTKVAEYLVSQKII; encoded by the coding sequence ATGACCAACATCGTCGTCCTGGTCAAGCAGGTGCCGGACACCTATTCGGAGCGCAAGCTCACGGCTGGTGACCACACCCTGGACCGTGAATCCGCCGACGCCGTGCTCGACGAGATCAACGAGAAGGCCGTCGAGGAAGCCCTGAAGATCAAGGAAGCGGGCGAGGGCGAGGTCACCGTCGTCTCGGTGGGCCCGGACCGCGCGACCGATGCCATCCGCAAGGCCCTCTCGATGGGCGCGGACAAGGCCATCCATGTCTCCGACGAGTCGCTGCACGGTTCGGACGTGCTGGCCACCGCCAAGGTCATCGCCGCGGCCATTGGCCGGGTCGAGGGCTATGACCTGATCATCGCCGGCAACGAGGCCTCGGACGGCCGCGGCGGCGCGGTGCCTGCGGTGCTGGCCGAGCTGCTGGGCATCCCGCAGCTGACCCACGTCCGGACGCTGAACGTGGAGGGCTCTACCGTCAAGGCCGACCGGGAAACGGAGGAGGGCATCACCCACCTCGAGGCCGCCCTGCCCGCACTGGTGAGCGTCGGCGAGAAGATCAACGAGCCGCGCTACCCCTCCTTCAAGGGCATCATGGCCGCCAAGAAGAAGCCGGTGGAGACCCTGACCGTGGCCGACCTCGGTGTGGACGCCGGTGCCGTCGGCCTCGGCAACGCCTGGTCCGCCGTGGTCGAGTCGGCCCCCAAGCCCCCGCGGCAGGCGGGCCAGCGGGTCGACGACGAGGGCGACGGCGGCACCAAGGTCGCCGAGTACCTGGTCAGCCAGAAGATCATCTGA